Proteins encoded by one window of Govania unica:
- a CDS encoding YbdD/YjiX family protein, whose product MRRRLGVFLTGVRRTLHLMVGMPDYDIYVAHLKAKHPEQPIPDRKTFARDCVKRRYEGNGQPNRCC is encoded by the coding sequence ATGAGAAGGCGGCTCGGAGTTTTCCTGACCGGGGTGCGGCGGACGCTGCATCTCATGGTCGGCATGCCGGATTATGATATTTATGTGGCGCATCTGAAAGCGAAGCACCCGGAGCAACCGATCCCCGACCGCAAAACCTTTGCCCGCGACTGCGTCAAACGGCGCTATGAAGGCAATGGTCAGCCGAACCGGTGTTGTTGA